ctaaaacgAAAAATGGCTCGTACTATCTACGAAGAAATTAGGTCTTCTTGATTCTAAAATCACAGTGCAagcatgaaaaacaaaattaaatccgaaaaaaaaaaaaggaaagatcgAAACCTTTTCACTCACTTTACGTCTGTCTGGGCTGAGCGAAGGCTCCTCgtgttttctgtttttcttcaatttgcgATTTTACGGACCCAAGTTCGGGGCAATGAAACTGTGCAGGGTTCAAATATCAAAGTTTCAATGCCCACATATATATACTATGTGTGGTGCGTTGCTGGGAAAAAGAAGCATCGACGGAAACATAGAAGGAGAGGAAAACCAATTCAAGGTAGGAATATTAGGGTTCATCTGGCAAATTAGGGTTCATTATAGAAAGTTGAGGACACGGTAAAAACAAATTTGAGAAAGTGagaatttaaaaagataattctCGTTGGACAGTAAtgaacacacacaaaaaaagataattattgtatttatcaCTTTCTAATcgtaaaaaatatatgtttttataccAACAGTACTCATccaattaaacataataaatgtaccactttacaaaattatttaaaacttttatgtaTCCTAATTTATTATtcgataatattattttgacccATAAAACTTTTACACtcacttaatatatatttattttcaagtttCTATAAATACGAAAGTttgtcatttaatattttacctCTAAAAATTGATTGTGAAAGATTCCTCGGTTCAAAAAGTCATTTTTCTCTATTGTTCCATTTtacaacataaaataatattattattcaatcattcaattctttctttaacAGACCTTTTGACCTTTGTATTCATTCATcatcttttagaaaaaataacaatatatatatatatatatatatatatatatttaatttcatcttttataatatagttataactaattttttaaaatataatcattaactaattatttaaaagtatttaaaatattttgtataaaattgtcATGTGTGTCTTTTTTTTAGTGttcagttattttttattactctcatcaaattttatatataagtagTGTGATAGTAAATAtatagagaaagaagaaaattagtGAGAATTTGAATGATCATCATATGGAATGGAGATAATAGAttgaaaaaactaataattacCTTATTTAATTCTAAGTCAACTTCTTCTTACAATACAGATTATATcatatcaatataataaaaaaaattactggtacaaataaaatattaatattaattaatacattagaatgatttgttttttttaccaaTGAGCAcgttaaacattttttaacacAACTCTCGccttttattcaaaattttaaaattaaaaaaattaatttgaatagagttaaatttataaaattttaagattttcaaTAAACTCTATTTATTTGTATTAGATTAACTAAGccaattattttatcttaacttGAGACATTTTAATGGTTTGTTATatatgtgtattttctacattttttcatACTATAAAGTtacctttttaatttatttataatattttttataatgtagCAATCTACGAttttctttaagtatttgaGTTAAGTTGAATTTTTTAACTCAATAACAAAACCCTTCAtgttttactatattttataaCTTGTTCAATCCTACTTCTTACAAGTAGAATCAATTATATAGTAagttgtgtgtgtttttttttctttttaagtgtATGTTAATGGAAAGTGGTGTTGAGATatcattgttttgtttaaaAGGTTACTTAGATTAACGGAAAGAGAATGGTTAGACAAAACAAATTCAATGTAAATAAGAAgagaaactaatatttttttatacaatatcataatataataaccATCTCACAAAAATATGGATGAATGTGGTTGTATATATTGTTGTTAGCTTAATGCTAACTTTATAAATGAacttaaaattaatagaaatctcaaatatttatgaaaatgtGGGATAAATGTAATGTTTGCTTAAACCTTATTATACGTTGTTCGATATTAATTGGATGGAGGAAAGATGTAAGAGGTGCACAATTATGACATTTATTACTTTATGTTCAATGGCAAAACTATGGGTGATAGgggaattttttatatttttttgtttatatttatttatatatttttttaaaaattatatttatatgtaattttattaagtttatattataaaaaattataataaaagataaaataaaaaaatttaatagtgacattgatttataaaagagattagaattttttttttctggctaTGATCTTTCCATTTCTACCATGTAAATTATCAAGGAAGTGtatgaagagaaataaatacaaatagatAGAtatgaagagaaataaatacaaatagatAGATTGGAAAATAGAGGTTAGGAAACACATAGATAGAGATTGAAATATACATTCTTACATTATCTCTCACAAATCAAgattagtatcttattatgatttatatatgttagatttatcaaaattaagtttattccaAAAtagtataaaccctaattataattttaggtttttttgtatgaaatttgtatgaaccctaattataaaatttcccaaattattataacccttcatgaaatttaagaattttgtgtttttcgctgcctatggtaattttttttttttaagttttgaatttttacggtgttacttatttaattaaagtgctATGAGTCTTGTTATGTTTtacattgtgataattgtgatttgtgaatatatatatatatatatatatatatatttttttttttttttgtttttttctaaataggcgagaggtgataaatttatattagaaagattatgataaagagtcaaaaaatttaactttttaaagagaaaggtttgtgataaagataaaagaaaaaatgcatcaacattaattaaacatgagaaatttcatgagaaccaaaaattcaagaaaatgaaaaacaaatatctaaaattattagaattacatataataaattttaaaattcattagaacgcgATCCGGGAGAAACATgctcaaatttgacaatactaccaaatcaaattgatgaggtacgaaagacttatctaaaatggtatttaTAGTTtgatatcatgatataatagtgaatgatagtcatattttttgaattttgctATTATATGTACTTGTTTTAAGTAGagaaaatgaatagaaaaaatgaagaattttttttctaactaaaaaaaattatgtataacaaatataatttaacactcaattttttttttcaagttctGTGACTGTTTAcgccatttaaataatattgtggTGTGTGATTTAAGTGATAACTTCACAAACGAGTGAAAAAGATgttgaaattatatttactcattTAAAAACACATGATTTGAGAGTTGGACATTATGTTCAAGTAATATGGACATTATGAATTTTTACAAGATTGGAAAAACAAGCTTTTAAGTtgtctaaaaaaatttataaacttttgtaAGATTGGGGATTAGAGAAGTTGGTAGGAAGCAATTATCCTCTTCCAGCCACTCCAAATGGTAAAATTGGTAATACAAATCTGATGGAGGGTGCAGGGAGCAATTTGGAAGGTGCAGGAAGCAATAGCCtgtaaataaatatcaaaagcCGTTATCCCATGAGAAAGCCTGGATTTCTCTCAACCAAATCCATTGCGATATGAAAAGCAGAAACACTCCACAATCTCCTTGAATTCACCAAGTTCTTGAAACCTTGATATCGAGTTTGTCGGATTAGTGGTGTGATTCTGTTCCTCCGTAATCTGAAAGTTGGTGTTTATGCTACGAAACATTTATAGTCTACTTCACAAGGTTCGAATGAAACCTGTTCTTATTctggtaatatttaaattgatgaGCTGTCGATTGAACTGGGTGCACAAGTTTGGTGCTTGATTTTGACCAAGTGATTAGTTTGTATGATTTGACTTTTAGTATTTCAATTGAGttggttcttgattttgttGTCCTCGTTTAAATATCGAGTTGGGGAACGAGTTCAGGACCCCGATTGGTTTGTACTGAGAAGTAGAAGAGAATTTTACGAATTTAGGGTTTGGCTCTCCGCTTTTTTTTCTAGCCAGTCGTCTATTGTCAGTTAGAGGCTGTGCAAGGAGGGAATGCTAGAACTTCAACCATTTACTGAATGCTCCAAATTCTCAGTGAACTACCCACGCTACTCGTCTTACCTATGATGTTGGTGTTCAATTATGACATTTACTTGATGTATTTTGCATTCTGTTGTTTCGGGTTTTGGATTCACTAATTTCTAAGTAGAGATGAgtagactaatttaaaaatgttttgaaaCTTATGTTTGTAAACCTTGTTGAACTGATTTTTaagtgataaataaataaataaatctagtTTCACTCCTTTGGCGTGGGTgataaatattatgatatattaatttattaggtcttgttgaattttaaaaacTCATCTAAGATGAACTGGAATTCATATGGATTTAAAGtgtagaaggaaaaaaataatatttgtttgacGTATTAGTGCTAGGTTTGGATGTGGAACTAGAATCCTGTAATAAGGTGTTTGCACATTGTTGATTGTGGACAGATGTGTGGACATATGATAGTGAGATTGTATGTTTTTAACATTATATGTAATTGGACTCCCAAATCATCTCTGGTTGCATATATGCAAAAACTAAATAAACTTTGTTGGTAAATTTCTTCTTTGCTAAtgcttttcttttgcaattgccCATCATGGTGTCCTTCCAGGGTATGGTTGTTTGTGTTATATGTGTGCTCATTGTGATGATGTTTTCAGGAACCACTATTTGTAAATTCTTTGCTTTGTTTTTATTGCTGCTTCTTTTATCTCCATTTCAGGGAAGCGGAAATGGGTTCTTGGGCTAGAGTATCTGTTTTGACCTTTCCATGGTCTACAATCAATGCTGAATCTGCTATGGACTCCAAATTAAGCggtgttttttataaaatgtacagaaatacaaataatagAAAACTGTGTCTCTCTTTTTCTTGGGATAATTATAAACTTAGGAGTATTGGTGTGATTAAATCAAGCCAAGATGTATCTTATTTTCAAACCGAACAAGAAGTAGGGACTTGGGAAGAACCAGATACTGGCAGTGACAGTGAGTCTGACGATGAGGAAGTTGAAGACCACTTTCTATTTGAAAGTGACGGAATGAGGGCTTCAGTTGTTGCTGATGTTAATGTAACTTCAAGGGACAACTATGAAGAACTTATTAAGAAAggttcatttttttcttattgctttatttattttggaacCATAACATGTTTTTGAAAACTAGACCAGTATAGTTCTAGACTGGCCATCAGTTCGATTGTCAACTGTCCTAGCATCTGTACTGTATTGACCATAAGCATCAACTAGAGATTCATTGGACTATTAGAGCATGCTTAGTCCAAAATTATGGTCTATTTGTTAACTAAATCTCAAAGCTTCATTAAGTCCTTACTTAAATTGAAATGTCCACATTTTAGGCATGCCTGGTCCTAACTCTTGTTTTCTTCCCCTTAAAAGGCtgctttgtatttattttttgttacattgctGCACACTATTCTTGTTTATGATAATAGTAAAAACATCGAAAGAGAAAGCAACCGTAGCTTTTCAATAATCACTTTGATTCACATCTTCATCATTGGTTTAATGtgttttggtccctaaactcttttgaaaaaatcatttttagttCCTAAACATTTTTTATCCTTATATCTTTTCTTCGTTAACACTTTTAGTCCCTGCTGTCAAGTAACAATGCTGATGGCACTACGGCCATGTTAGGTGTTGTATCAACGTGTCTAACATGACAACCATGTTTTTTGTGCTAAACTGTGTTTTTAATCTCATATTTTTAGAGTACTTTGATAACTTCAGAATAGTTGATAGGAGAATGAATAACAGGTACCATAAAAATTTACACAGGATTGTCACGTCAGATACATTGATGTCAGCTCCATCATCAGTTAGTCCTGTTACTTaacaacaaaactaaaattgcCAGCAAAGGAAAAATGTAGGGATAAAAGATCCAAAAGTAATTATTTAGGAATTAAAAGTGATTTATGTAAAAtcttcagggactaaaaacttAATGAACCCTTGATTTTTCATATATCTTTTTCTATATGATCCTGTTAACTGCCAAACGTCATTTAAACTAGTTGAACCACTCTTGCTGTGAACTACTAACCTTAACGGTATAATAAACAAttcagtttttaaattattgcttTACATTTTCTCCCTCTTTAGTGCTTGTTGTTACctttaatatgattttaaggTTGAACAACTTCCTGACATGTGCTAAAGTAGTTTTACAAGTAGATTGTAGAATATCTTTTGATCCTGGACAATAATCGGATACTATAAGAAGCTATTGACATGATTGCAGAAGTTGAACAACTTTTGGAACCAGAAGAAAGAGCAATATTGCAACAGAATGTTACTCCTAACTTGGAAAAAATATCAACTGTAAGTCTGTGACTCTGCATCTGTCTCTCCCAGTGTTCACTTTCTTATTTATACTCAAGATCTTGTATTCATGTTTTCAGGAAAAATGGAGCCCACTACACACTCTTGTGCTATCAATGCAGATGAGTTGCGTGGATAAGCTTCTTGATAATGGCATGGACATTGATTTCCCTGATAAGGTGtttgttgtttatatttttcCAATTTATGCATAGTATTTGCCTGGACTTAAAtaacatcatttgatcaaacaGGAAGGTCTTACTGCACTTCATAAGGCAATTATAGGTAAAAAAGATACTTTGATTAGCCATCTTTTACGGAGACGAGCAAGTCCGCATGTTAAGGATAAGGTGAGGAAGCATTCTCTGCACAACTGTCATAAACTGTTAACAGCAGTCTGAAGTGTGTTTGTCCATCTATTCCTATGGTAGGATGGAGCCACTCCACTTCATTATGCAGTTCAAGTTGGTGCCAAGATGACTGTGAAATTATTGATCAAATACAAGGCTGATGTCAATGTTGAAGATAACGTGAGCATTTCTTTAACACAAGCttgtttttattagtttttgatgtttttcaattatatttacgACTTTAAAAATCTGTCAGGATGGTTGGACCCCCTTGCACGTTGCCATTCAGAGCAGAAATAGAGATATAGCAAAAATTTTGTTAGTCAATGGTGCTGATAAGACAAGAAAAAATAAGGTAATTTTGTCAAACATTCCACAACAGACTAAGGCAGTTATAATGAATTAAATGGATTAGGTTGAACATGTTTTATTATCATTCCctttattctttctttgttaTATTTCTAATCCTTTTGGATTACACTGCTATAGTTCTGTGAAGCTACTGTTGTCAAGTGTCTACTGCTCCTTTTGATTTCAAGTTCGTATTGTTAGAGATAGAAATTGAGGAAGCTGGAAACTTCCTTTCTAACAAGTCATCAAGGGTTTATTCGTTTCCCTTTTTTAGTACTTGATTGTTGGTTATATTTCAGGACGGAAAAACAGCTCTGGATCTAAGCTTATGTTATGGGAAAGATTTCAAGTCTTATGAACTTGCCAAATTACTGAAGACGGTTCCAGCAGATAGCTGTCTATGACGTGAAAGATGCAATTGGCCAGAATCAGAGTTAAATTTCAGCTGAATTAGCTGCTGCTGATTAGCGAGTAAATCATCCCTTTGTCATTCAGCATCTGAAGATCTGCAGCAgctgatattttttttcaaaatgaggAAACTTTTGATGGAACAAT
This portion of the Vigna unguiculata cultivar IT97K-499-35 chromosome 6, ASM411807v1, whole genome shotgun sequence genome encodes:
- the LOC114188980 gene encoding ankyrin repeat domain-containing protein EMB506, chloroplastic-like; its protein translation is MGSWARVSVLTFPWSTINAESAMDSKLSGVFYKMYRNTNNRKLCLSFSWDNYKLRSIGVIKSSQDVSYFQTEQEVGTWEEPDTGSDSESDDEEVEDHFLFESDGMRASVVADVNVTSRDNYEELIKKEVEQLLEPEERAILQQNVTPNLEKISTEKWSPLHTLVLSMQMSCVDKLLDNGMDIDFPDKEGLTALHKAIIGKKDTLISHLLRRRASPHVKDKDGATPLHYAVQVGAKMTVKLLIKYKADVNVEDNDGWTPLHVAIQSRNRDIAKILLVNGADKTRKNKDGKTALDLSLCYGKDFKSYELAKLLKTVPADSCL